From Psychroflexus torquis ATCC 700755, the proteins below share one genomic window:
- a CDS encoding tetratricopeptide repeat-containing sensor histidine kinase: MKLIIPVLFCLFFSLQSLVNNPKIDSLKTKLSYAKVDTIRVSILNQIAAEFINVSYDSILPYSQKAFNLSSKIGFLKGKGIALKNKSVYYFYAGNQDESINKIERAIQLFEEIEDNLELAKAYQNYGMLSKNQGDSKKALEKFNLSITYYQKANNQQGVIDNLINNGNVYQNLGDFDKALEAFAEAKKFNIKLNDLESRARIFSGEGLMADNKGDFDEAIQKLTESLNLFKQLKNEKLVCGLYNNLANISRKQGNYLESITYFENALTSAERMNNPRLQGIILNNLANTYFDINDDDEAASLYKRAVSIIKDIDKITYASLLLNLSLIQTNQKKYEVALKSLDSSLTIFRELGSKGYIVNNLFNIAFNHLKLNNLQKAKAFYVESRSIAEEIEDQYSSLFIYNGLGEVYLKENKLDSAYYFASKAFSISKEIEALPQESSAAKLLYNISKSDGKPEDALKYLEVHDKLKDSLFNDEKSKALGILEAELGFKSLKEQLELEKLNQQLENEVKVNQRETLILVLAFAFLALIIVIILLLKIRKNKTKANDLLNQKNNEIELKNLKMNESNLQKNKLFSIISHDLRSPVNSLSQIFDMYAAQQISDEEFKDWLPEINKNISSTRLLIDNLLNWASETLNKAQVEKSTFLLKPEVNSLYDLFYSPLKDKNIQFENNITDDFKIYIDINTLKLVVRNLISNAIKFCNAEDKISISATHFEKFDRICVRDTGVGMTSEVAKHLFNNSSITSSLGTKKEKGKGVGTVLCKTFIEENGGSIWVDFSKEGKGTRICFEVPTQPKEQ, from the coding sequence ATGAAATTAATAATTCCAGTCCTTTTTTGTTTGTTTTTTAGCCTACAGTCTTTAGTAAACAACCCAAAGATCGATAGCTTAAAAACAAAATTATCCTACGCTAAGGTGGACACTATTAGAGTCTCTATTTTAAATCAAATAGCTGCAGAATTTATAAATGTAAGCTATGATAGTATTCTTCCATATTCTCAAAAAGCATTTAATTTATCTTCTAAAATCGGCTTTCTTAAAGGAAAAGGCATAGCTCTAAAAAATAAATCTGTTTATTATTTCTACGCAGGGAATCAAGATGAAAGCATAAACAAAATAGAGAGAGCTATTCAATTGTTTGAAGAAATAGAAGATAATTTAGAACTTGCAAAAGCGTACCAAAACTATGGAATGCTCTCAAAAAATCAAGGAGACAGTAAAAAAGCTTTAGAAAAGTTTAATTTGTCGATTACTTATTATCAAAAAGCAAATAACCAACAAGGTGTCATTGATAATTTAATTAATAACGGTAATGTTTATCAAAATCTGGGTGATTTTGATAAAGCTTTAGAAGCCTTTGCGGAAGCCAAAAAATTCAACATTAAATTAAATGACCTGGAATCTAGAGCAAGGATTTTTAGTGGAGAAGGACTGATGGCGGATAATAAAGGAGATTTTGATGAGGCTATCCAAAAGCTAACTGAAAGTCTTAATCTATTTAAACAGCTAAAAAATGAAAAGCTTGTTTGTGGGCTGTATAACAATCTTGCAAACATTTCTAGAAAGCAAGGAAACTACCTAGAGTCTATAACTTATTTTGAAAATGCTTTAACTTCCGCTGAGAGAATGAATAATCCTCGCCTACAAGGCATTATTCTTAATAATCTTGCCAATACTTATTTCGATATCAATGATGATGATGAAGCGGCCTCCTTATACAAAAGAGCTGTGTCAATAATTAAGGATATAGACAAAATTACGTATGCAAGTTTATTATTAAATCTATCATTAATTCAGACCAATCAAAAAAAATATGAGGTTGCACTCAAATCTTTAGATTCCTCCTTAACCATATTTAGGGAGCTAGGAAGCAAAGGCTACATCGTGAATAATTTATTCAATATTGCGTTTAATCATCTTAAGCTTAATAATTTACAAAAAGCAAAAGCCTTTTATGTAGAGTCTAGATCTATTGCCGAAGAAATAGAAGATCAATATTCTAGTTTGTTCATTTACAATGGACTTGGTGAAGTTTACTTAAAGGAAAATAAACTTGATTCTGCTTATTATTTTGCATCAAAAGCTTTTTCAATATCCAAAGAAATTGAAGCATTACCACAAGAATCCTCTGCTGCAAAACTTCTCTACAACATTTCCAAATCAGACGGCAAACCTGAAGACGCTCTTAAGTATCTTGAAGTACATGATAAGCTAAAAGACAGCTTGTTCAATGATGAAAAAAGTAAGGCTCTTGGTATACTAGAAGCAGAGTTAGGATTCAAAAGTCTCAAAGAGCAACTTGAACTAGAAAAGTTAAATCAACAATTAGAAAATGAAGTAAAAGTTAACCAAAGAGAAACTTTAATTTTAGTCTTAGCCTTTGCTTTTTTAGCGTTAATTATAGTCATAATATTACTTCTTAAAATTAGAAAAAATAAGACTAAAGCCAATGATCTTCTCAATCAAAAGAATAATGAGATCGAACTTAAAAACCTGAAAATGAATGAGTCCAACCTTCAGAAAAATAAACTCTTCTCGATTATTTCTCACGACCTCAGAAGCCCCGTTAATAGTCTGAGTCAAATATTTGATATGTATGCAGCACAACAAATTTCTGATGAGGAATTTAAAGACTGGCTTCCGGAGATCAATAAAAATATAAGTTCCACTCGATTGCTTATTGATAACCTACTCAATTGGGCAAGTGAAACCTTAAACAAGGCACAGGTTGAAAAATCTACATTTCTTTTAAAACCAGAAGTCAACAGTCTTTACGATTTATTTTATTCTCCCTTAAAAGATAAAAATATCCAATTTGAAAATAATATAACCGATGATTTTAAAATTTATATAGACATCAATACCTTAAAACTAGTGGTAAGAAACTTAATTTCTAATGCCATTAAATTTTGTAATGCTGAAGATAAGATTTCAATTTCAGCTACACATTTCGAAAAATTCGATAGAATTTGTGTTCGAGACACTGGTGTGGGGATGACAAGCGAAGTGGCTAAGCACTTGTTTAATAATAGTTCTATTACTTCTTCTTTAGGTACCAAAAAAGAAAAAGGGAAAGGAGTCGGCACCGTGTTGTGCAAAACATTTATTGAAGAAAATGGAGGAAGCATTTGGGTAGACTTTTCTAAAGAAGGAAAAGGAACACGCATTTGTTTTGAAGTTCCCACCCAACCAAAAGAGCAATAA
- a CDS encoding nicotinate phosphoribosyltransferase — translation MQNFTATYTDLYQISMAQVYFQKGKHKHKAIFDYFFRKLPFEGGYAIFAGLETVLEILEDFQFSTSDLDYLKDQGLDPEFIEYLKDFKFQGTLTSSREGDIVFPTRPVLQVEGNMVEAQLVETLLLNILNFQTLIATKASRIRKSAGDAMLIDFGMRRAQGTGSYHASRAAFIGGFEATSNVAAGKDFNIPISGTMAHSFVQSYDDEVTAFRDFALSHPNTTVLLIDTYDTLKSGLHNAIKVGKEMESRGESLKGIRLDSGDLSYLAKKCRKALDEAGLDEVKIAASNQLDEYVIKSLKEQKGPIDVFGVGTNLVIGDPDAALDGVYKLAFANGKPRIKLSENLAKLTMPHKKQVYRIRNAKGELAGADTVTLREETEALHMNHPFDQSKSITFSNCSSEALLHPVMENGKRLYAPKTLIEIKTYSRKRLAEFTEEFQRFQNPHIYKIGLSDQLLEERDQLRNHYKNINS, via the coding sequence ATGCAGAATTTCACAGCGACCTATACAGATTTGTACCAAATAAGTATGGCTCAAGTTTACTTCCAAAAAGGCAAACACAAACACAAAGCTATTTTTGACTATTTTTTTAGAAAACTTCCTTTTGAAGGCGGTTATGCTATTTTCGCGGGTTTAGAGACAGTGCTAGAAATTCTAGAAGACTTTCAGTTTTCAACTTCAGACTTAGATTACCTAAAAGACCAAGGTTTAGATCCTGAATTTATTGAGTACCTCAAAGACTTTAAATTTCAAGGGACTCTCACCAGTTCTAGAGAAGGTGATATCGTGTTTCCAACACGACCAGTCCTTCAAGTGGAAGGGAATATGGTCGAGGCGCAGCTCGTAGAAACACTTCTATTAAACATACTAAACTTTCAAACGCTTATCGCTACCAAAGCAAGTCGAATAAGAAAGTCTGCTGGAGATGCTATGCTTATCGATTTTGGAATGCGAAGAGCTCAAGGTACAGGGTCTTATCACGCGTCTCGAGCGGCGTTTATAGGAGGTTTTGAGGCCACAAGTAATGTGGCAGCAGGTAAAGATTTTAATATTCCTATTTCTGGGACGATGGCCCATTCTTTTGTCCAAAGTTACGATGATGAAGTAACCGCCTTTCGAGATTTTGCCCTAAGCCACCCCAACACCACCGTATTGCTCATTGACACTTATGATACTCTTAAAAGCGGATTACACAACGCTATTAAAGTTGGTAAGGAAATGGAATCCAGAGGCGAAAGCCTTAAAGGTATTCGTCTAGACAGTGGGGATTTGTCTTATCTCGCCAAAAAATGTAGAAAAGCTTTAGATGAGGCGGGACTTGACGAGGTAAAGATTGCTGCCTCCAACCAACTAGATGAGTACGTCATCAAAAGTTTAAAAGAACAAAAAGGACCGATTGATGTTTTTGGTGTGGGGACCAATCTGGTTATAGGAGATCCCGATGCTGCTTTAGATGGAGTTTACAAACTTGCCTTCGCTAATGGCAAACCCAGGATAAAGCTTTCGGAAAACTTGGCAAAATTGACGATGCCACATAAAAAGCAAGTTTATAGAATAAGAAATGCTAAAGGAGAACTTGCAGGAGCAGATACTGTCACCTTAAGAGAAGAGACAGAGGCTCTCCACATGAATCATCCTTTTGATCAGTCCAAATCCATCACCTTTAGTAATTGCAGTTCAGAAGCTTTGTTGCATCCTGTCATGGAGAATGGAAAGCGCCTATATGCTCCTAAAACCCTTATAGAAATAAAGACGTATTCCAGAAAGAGACTTGCTGAATTTACTGAGGAATTCCAAAGATTCCAAAATCCACATATCTATAAAATTGGACTATCAGATCAACTTTTGGAAGAGCGAGATCAATTGAGAAATCACTATAAAAATATAAACTCATGA
- a CDS encoding peroxiredoxin family protein, with protein MKYIILFLSLIITQASFAQDYPESLPDFKIFTLEGNTFNQNDIEKNTYTYFVYFNPTCGHCKTAFKSLNFKSEQIKKAKVKLYPVSANTVEETNKFFEQYAPNIQSLTNTKILIDDDYKFADAFFVGPFPTSFLYDKDNKLVKVFEGGEDVVLFLNELN; from the coding sequence ATGAAATACATAATTCTTTTTTTGAGTTTAATTATTACTCAAGCCAGTTTTGCACAAGATTATCCTGAATCATTACCTGATTTCAAAATATTCACTCTAGAGGGGAATACATTTAATCAAAATGATATTGAAAAAAACACCTATACCTATTTTGTTTATTTCAACCCTACCTGTGGGCACTGTAAAACAGCCTTCAAATCATTGAATTTTAAATCTGAGCAAATCAAAAAAGCGAAGGTTAAACTATACCCTGTTTCTGCTAATACGGTGGAAGAAACCAATAAATTTTTCGAACAATATGCGCCAAATATTCAAAGCCTAACCAACACGAAAATCTTAATAGACGATGATTATAAGTTTGCCGATGCTTTTTTTGTTGGCCCTTTCCCCACTTCTTTTTTATATGATAAAGACAATAAGTTGGTAAAAGTTTTTGAAGGTGGTGAAGATGTTGTTCTCTTTTTAAATGAATTAAACTAA
- the hemH gene encoding ferrochelatase, with the protein MKGVLMVNLGSPKSKEPKDVKTYLGEFLMDERVIDVPKVLRTILVKGIVLNTRPKKSAAAYAKIWWDEGSPLIVLSKRLKSGVDEQTSVPIALSMRYGQPDIQSGLQELHDKGVDEVLLIPLYPQFAMATTETIMVLAEELRQKHFPNMSFTTLPPFYNHPDYTTVLARSIGEKLDEFDYDHLLFSYHGIPERHIRKSDITKSHCKVDGSCCQTPSKAHQFCYRHQCFETTRLVAKMLNLKEGTFSTSFQSRLGFDPWLKPYTDRTVERLGIEGTKKLAVVSPAFVSDCLETLEEINMEAREIFEEAGGDDFKFIPCLNDREDWVKTLSRWIDEWAHQNKKAKVS; encoded by the coding sequence ATGAAAGGAGTATTAATGGTTAATCTCGGGTCTCCGAAGTCTAAAGAGCCCAAAGATGTAAAAACATATTTAGGCGAGTTTTTGATGGATGAGCGGGTCATCGACGTGCCAAAAGTCTTAAGAACTATTCTTGTAAAAGGGATTGTTCTCAACACAAGACCTAAAAAATCAGCAGCGGCATACGCCAAAATTTGGTGGGATGAGGGGTCTCCTCTTATTGTTTTATCCAAGCGCTTAAAAAGTGGAGTAGACGAGCAAACCAGTGTTCCAATTGCTCTATCCATGCGTTATGGTCAACCCGATATTCAATCGGGTTTACAGGAGTTGCATGATAAAGGTGTAGATGAAGTTTTGTTGATTCCACTATACCCTCAGTTTGCGATGGCTACTACAGAAACGATCATGGTGTTGGCGGAGGAATTGCGACAGAAACATTTTCCTAACATGAGTTTTACAACTCTGCCTCCATTTTATAACCATCCAGATTACACAACGGTGCTAGCAAGAAGTATCGGAGAAAAACTAGATGAGTTTGATTATGATCATTTACTTTTTAGCTACCACGGTATTCCGGAACGTCATATCCGAAAAAGCGATATTACCAAATCACATTGCAAGGTAGATGGCTCATGCTGCCAAACCCCTTCCAAAGCGCATCAGTTTTGCTATAGACATCAATGTTTTGAAACCACAAGATTGGTTGCTAAAATGTTGAATTTAAAAGAAGGCACTTTTAGTACTTCGTTTCAATCCCGATTAGGATTCGACCCTTGGTTAAAACCTTATACCGATAGAACTGTGGAAAGACTTGGAATTGAAGGTACCAAAAAATTAGCAGTAGTATCTCCAGCTTTTGTCTCGGATTGCTTAGAGACTTTAGAGGAAATCAATATGGAAGCTCGTGAGATCTTTGAAGAAGCTGGTGGAGACGACTTTAAGTTTATCCCCTGTCTGAATGATCGAGAAGATTGGGTAAAAACCCTTAGCCGATGGATAGATGAATGGGCTCATCAAAATAAAAAGGCTAAAGTATCGTAA
- the pncA gene encoding bifunctional nicotinamidase/pyrazinamidase — translation MKTLLIVDAQLDFMPGGGLAVENGDQIVSYINLVQPQYNLVVATQDWHPQHHISFASNHDNYKPFQKKDIDGYRQTLWPDHCVQGDKGAEFHPNMRTNCIETIFRKGADPKIDSYSAFYDNHHTKSTGLAGYLKDKGCKTMDICGLAGDICVYFTIKDALTEGFQVRVLEKATKALDQEKFDQQKEELEAEGVVFL, via the coding sequence ATGAAAACCTTACTTATCGTCGATGCTCAGCTCGATTTTATGCCAGGTGGAGGCCTGGCGGTGGAAAATGGGGATCAAATTGTATCTTATATCAATTTGGTCCAGCCTCAATACAACTTGGTTGTAGCAACTCAAGATTGGCATCCACAACACCATATAAGTTTCGCCTCCAATCACGATAATTACAAGCCATTCCAAAAAAAAGACATCGATGGCTATCGGCAAACCTTATGGCCAGACCACTGCGTACAGGGGGATAAAGGTGCAGAATTTCATCCCAACATGAGAACCAACTGCATCGAAACAATTTTCCGGAAAGGGGCCGATCCCAAAATTGATAGTTACAGCGCTTTTTACGACAATCACCATACAAAATCCACTGGTCTTGCAGGATATCTCAAAGACAAAGGCTGCAAGACCATGGATATCTGTGGATTAGCTGGCGATATTTGCGTGTATTTTACGATCAAAGATGCCCTCACCGAAGGCTTTCAAGTAAGAGTTTTAGAGAAAGCAACTAAGGCCTTAGACCAAGAGAAATTTGATCAGCAGAAGGAAGAATTGGAAGCAGAAGGGGTTGTATTTCTATAA
- a CDS encoding ligase-associated DNA damage response DEXH box helicase, with protein sequence MSTSQDISLFTTWFASKNWTPFDFQTETWQAYAEGKHGLLNAPTGSGKTYALWVPILTEILKLNQNKTRKSSSLKAVWITPLRALSVEIKQAAEQLISDLNLDITIGIRTGDTSQSERAKQKRKMPDLLVTTPESLQLLLASKNYPKTFQDCQAVVVDEWHELLGTKRGVQMELALSRLKTISSKLRVWGISATIGNLEQAREVLLGVDPKVLKNSILIKADLQKNIEVKSIIPKIMEKFPWRGHLGLHLLEEIIPIIKASKTTLLFTNTRSQCEIWFQKILEKHPEFAGELAMHHGSINKDTRLWVEQAIRNESLKAVVCTSSLDLGVDFAPVETIIQIGGPKGVARFLQRAGRSGHQPGKTSVIYFLPTHAIELIEASALKKAVESKIVEDRLPYLNSFDVLVQYLTTLAVSDGFYPETILPEIQSTFCFQTLTEDQWFWALNFITKGGEALKTYDEYRKVEIEEDGLFKVNRKAIAMRHRLQIGTIVSDAVLTVKYITGGFIGSIEEWFISKLKPGDVFTFAGRNLELVRIKQMQVLVRKSKSKTSKIPSWMGGRLTLTSQMSELLREELYNQDATDKSPELVALEPIFERQRLESIVPRPNEFLIETFKTRDGFHHIFYPFEGRFVHEAMGSLLAYRISLLSPISFSLAFNDYGFELLSDQPVNMQDVLDNNLFTADYLLDDLYKSLNATEMARRKFRDIAVISGLVFTGYPNKLIKNKHLQSSSQLIFDVFKDYDADNPLYQQAFTETFEHSLEQGRLQKALERIAIQDIVWKSCQKPTPFSFPIITDRLREKLSSEKLNDRIQKMIKKLQK encoded by the coding sequence ATGTCAACATCACAAGACATTTCGCTATTCACCACTTGGTTTGCTTCCAAAAACTGGACACCTTTTGACTTCCAAACAGAAACTTGGCAAGCTTATGCTGAAGGTAAACACGGTTTATTAAATGCGCCCACAGGGAGTGGTAAAACCTATGCGTTATGGGTACCCATCCTAACTGAAATCTTAAAGCTAAACCAGAATAAAACTCGAAAATCTTCCAGTTTAAAAGCGGTATGGATCACACCACTGCGAGCTTTATCTGTTGAAATAAAGCAAGCTGCAGAGCAGTTAATTTCAGATCTTAACCTCGACATTACTATTGGAATAAGAACTGGAGATACCTCTCAAAGTGAACGCGCAAAGCAAAAGCGGAAAATGCCAGACCTTCTGGTGACTACGCCAGAAAGCTTACAACTCCTACTGGCTTCCAAAAACTACCCCAAGACCTTTCAAGACTGCCAAGCGGTGGTTGTTGATGAATGGCATGAGCTTTTAGGAACCAAACGCGGAGTTCAAATGGAATTGGCACTTTCCCGACTTAAAACTATCAGTTCCAAATTGAGGGTTTGGGGAATTTCCGCCACCATAGGCAACCTAGAGCAAGCTCGAGAAGTATTGCTGGGTGTAGATCCAAAAGTCTTAAAAAATTCAATTCTCATCAAAGCCGATCTTCAAAAAAATATAGAAGTCAAGAGTATTATCCCTAAAATCATGGAAAAGTTCCCCTGGAGAGGTCACTTAGGACTCCATCTTCTCGAAGAGATCATTCCCATCATCAAAGCATCCAAAACAACTCTTCTCTTTACCAATACCCGCTCACAGTGTGAAATTTGGTTTCAAAAAATATTGGAAAAGCATCCAGAATTTGCTGGCGAGTTGGCCATGCATCACGGAAGTATCAATAAAGACACTCGCCTTTGGGTAGAACAAGCTATACGAAATGAAAGTCTTAAGGCGGTGGTCTGCACCTCCAGCCTCGACCTTGGCGTTGACTTTGCGCCAGTAGAAACCATTATACAAATTGGTGGTCCTAAAGGTGTTGCCAGATTTCTGCAACGTGCAGGAAGAAGTGGTCATCAACCTGGCAAGACGAGCGTAATTTATTTCTTACCTACTCACGCCATCGAATTGATAGAAGCCTCTGCCCTTAAAAAAGCTGTAGAATCCAAAATCGTAGAAGATCGGCTGCCCTACCTCAACAGTTTTGATGTGTTGGTCCAGTACTTAACCACTCTAGCAGTGTCGGATGGATTCTATCCTGAAACTATTTTGCCTGAAATACAATCGACATTTTGTTTCCAAACCCTCACTGAAGACCAGTGGTTTTGGGCACTCAACTTCATTACTAAAGGAGGTGAAGCTTTAAAAACCTATGACGAATATCGAAAAGTAGAGATTGAAGAGGACGGCTTGTTTAAAGTGAATCGCAAAGCAATTGCCATGCGACATCGACTGCAAATTGGAACCATCGTAAGTGATGCTGTTCTCACGGTTAAATATATAACTGGTGGATTTATCGGCTCTATTGAAGAGTGGTTTATCTCCAAATTAAAACCTGGTGATGTGTTTACTTTTGCTGGCAGAAACCTAGAGCTGGTCCGCATCAAGCAAATGCAAGTCTTGGTAAGAAAATCCAAATCTAAAACCTCTAAAATACCAAGTTGGATGGGAGGTCGACTTACACTCACTTCCCAAATGAGTGAATTGTTAAGGGAAGAACTTTATAACCAAGATGCGACTGATAAGAGTCCTGAACTGGTAGCTTTGGAACCTATTTTTGAACGACAACGCTTAGAATCCATCGTCCCTAGACCCAACGAATTTTTGATTGAAACTTTTAAAACCCGAGATGGTTTTCATCATATTTTTTATCCCTTCGAAGGCCGCTTTGTTCATGAAGCTATGGGGAGCTTATTGGCATATCGCATCAGCTTATTATCCCCTATTTCATTTTCGTTGGCCTTTAACGATTATGGGTTTGAGCTTTTATCCGATCAGCCAGTCAACATGCAAGATGTATTGGATAATAATTTGTTTACTGCAGATTATCTTCTAGACGATTTGTACAAAAGCCTAAATGCCACTGAAATGGCTAGGAGGAAATTTAGAGATATCGCCGTTATTTCTGGTTTGGTATTTACAGGTTATCCTAACAAACTGATAAAGAACAAGCACTTACAATCCAGCTCTCAGTTAATTTTTGATGTCTTTAAAGATTATGATGCTGATAACCCACTCTACCAACAAGCCTTTACAGAAACCTTTGAGCACTCACTGGAACAAGGGCGTTTACAAAAAGCGCTAGAGCGTATTGCTATACAGGATATCGTCTGGAAATCATGCCAGAAACCTACCCCCTTTTCCTTTCCTATTATCACAGACCGTTTAAGGGAAAAATTGTCTTCTGAAAAATTAAACGATAGAATTCAAAAAATGATAAAGAAGCTTCAAAAGTAG